The segment TGGGCCAGCTTTGCGTTTGCAGCCGCTTTGTCCGGATACCACTGGATCAGGAAGAAGTTCTCTTCCTCCACCCCGTAGTACAGCCACTGGCCGTCGGCACGCAGCCAATCGTCCAGATGATCCACCTCTTCGCCGTCCGGCAGGCCAAGGCCTTCTTCGGCATAAAGGTTTTCCGGTTCCACCTGCAGCATTTCGATCACCTGAATGGAGCTTTGCAGGTATTCGTCCTGCGAGACTGTCTTGTCCGAAAGCTCCCATCCGGTAAGAAATGCCTGCATGAGCAGGTCGCGCACAGAAACACGCGGCAGGGTCGGGTCCATAACCATAGGTATTCCTCCTTGAGTTTGTCCCTGCTGACCAGTATACGTCAAAGGTTTATGCAAGTCAACAGTTTAATTGTAAATTTTTTGTAGGTTCGTTCAAATATGTCAGATTTATCCAACCGACCAGTCAAAAGTGTCTCCCAGCCATTCCACTGCCAGTTCCACCCAGTGATGCCGGTGGCGGCTGGGCTGATCCACCTCTGCGGTGCTGATGCTGGTGCCGTGCACCCCCTTTTCAAACAGATGCGCCTCGCAGGGCACACCTGCCCTGTGCAGAGCGCTCACCAGCATCAGCGTATTCTCCACCGGAACAGTGGCGTCCTCCATGGTGGCCCACACAAACACCGGCGGCGTCTGCGGCGTGATCTTATCCTCCAGACCGAATGCCTGCTGTGCCGCCGGGTCGGTGCTGCCCGCCAGCTGCACAAAGCTGCCGCGGTGGGCATACTGTCCTGCGGTGATCACCGGATAGCCCAGGATCACCGCATCGGGCCGGGGCTGGGCGCGCTCCCCGGGAATGTCCAGCACAGCACCGGAAAGTGCCAGATGGCCGCCCGCCGAAAAGCCGCACACTGCGATCTTTTCCGGCAGGATATGCCATTCGGCCGCGTGCTGCCGCACAAGGCCGATGGCCTGTGCCAGCTGGCGCAGCGGCAGACCGTCCTTCGCCTGTTCGCAGATGGCGTAGTCCAGCACAGCGGCATGATAACCCGCTGCTGCAAACTGCAGTGCCACCGGGTCGCCCTCCCGGGCGCTGACGTGGGTATAGCCGCCGCCGGGCACCACCAGCACCAAAGGCCGGTCGATGGCCTTCGGCATCCGTTCGCAGGATTCCCGCAGATAAACAGTCAGCGTTCCGCCGCCCTCCAGTTCCAGCTGCTTCAGCTGCATGATATTTTCCCCCTTCGGAAATGATCTTCGGGGTTCATTATAGCACAAAACGCTTTCATTTGAAATACGATTTAAACCCGTCTTTGTGTGCACCACGGTCATCTATAATGGCAGTTCCGTTTTTATTGGCAGGCACAAAAGGTCTGCACAGACCGCAGGCCGCTTCCGATTTTTAAACTTTTTATGAAAGCCCTTGATTTTTGCCGGGAAGCGGTGTATATTAGCACTCGAAAGTTATGAGTGCTAAGCATTTCGAAGTGTTTCAGCTTCCCGAGTGCCCGGCGCTGAATACAGATAAAAAGAGGTCTTGCATTATGGCTAAGAAAGAATTTCAGGCTGAAAGCAAAAAACTGATGGATATGATGATCAACTCCATCTACACCAATAAGGAGATCTTCCTGCGGGAGCTGATCTCCAACGCATCGGATGCCATTGATAAGCTCTACTATAAGAGTCTGACCGATCCCTCCGTGGGCATGAACAAGGGCGATTTCCGCATCCTCATCACCCGCGACAAGGATAACCGCATCCTGACCATCGAGGATAACGGCATCGGCATGACCAAAGAGGAACTGGAACAGAATCTGGGCACCATCGCCCACTCCGGTTCTCTGGACTTCAAGAAAGACAACAAGGACGAGAACATCGACATCATCGGTCAGTTCGGCGTGGGCTTCTACTCCTCCTTCATGGTCGCCGACAAGGTCACGGTCATTTCCAAGGCCTATGGCTCGGATGAAGCATGGCAGTGGGAGTCCTCCGGCGTGGACGGCTACGAAATGACCCCCGCCCAGAAGGACACCGCCGGCACCCAGATCATCCTGCACATCAAGCCGGACACCGAGACCGACCACTACGATAATTTCCTGGATGAATACGGCATTGTTGCCATCGTCAAGAAGTACAGCGACTATGTGCGCTACCCCATCCAGATGGAGCGCCAGCACGAGCGCCAGAAGCCGGAACCGGACCCCAAGCCCGAGGATTACAAGCCCGAGTGGGAGAGCTACACCGAGCTGGAGACCCTGAACAGCATGGTGCCCATCTGGAAAAAGCAGAAGAGCGAAGTGACCGACGAAGAGTACGCCAGCTTCTATAAAGAGAAGTTCAACGATTATACCGATCCTGCCCGTGTCATCGTCAGCCGCACCGAGGGCACCGCGAACTACAACGCCCTGCTGTTTGTTCCCAGCCACCGCCCCTACGATTTCTACACCAAGGATTACGAGAAGGGTCTGGCCCTGTACGCATCCGGCGTGCTCATCATGGAGAAGTGCGCTGACCTGCTGCCCGATTACTTCAGCTTCGTCAAGGGCATCGTGGACAGTCAGGATCTGAGCCTGAATATCAGCCGCGAGATGCTGCAGAAGGACAACCAGCTCAAGCTGATCCACAACGCTCTGGAAAAGAAGATCAAGAACGAGCTGCACGCCATGCTGGCCAACGACCGCCAGAAGTACGAGGAATTCTGGAAGGAGTTCGGCCGTCAGATCAAGTTCGGCGCTTACTCCGACTACGGCATGCACGCCGAGCTGCTGCGCGAC is part of the Faecalibacterium sp. HTF-F genome and harbors:
- a CDS encoding alpha/beta hydrolase translates to MQLKQLELEGGGTLTVYLRESCERMPKAIDRPLVLVVPGGGYTHVSAREGDPVALQFAAAGYHAAVLDYAICEQAKDGLPLRQLAQAIGLVRQHAAEWHILPEKIAVCGFSAGGHLALSGAVLDIPGERAQPRPDAVILGYPVITAGQYAHRGSFVQLAGSTDPAAQQAFGLEDKITPQTPPVFVWATMEDATVPVENTLMLVSALHRAGVPCEAHLFEKGVHGTSISTAEVDQPSRHRHHWVELAVEWLGDTFDWSVG
- the htpG gene encoding molecular chaperone HtpG, which produces MAKKEFQAESKKLMDMMINSIYTNKEIFLRELISNASDAIDKLYYKSLTDPSVGMNKGDFRILITRDKDNRILTIEDNGIGMTKEELEQNLGTIAHSGSLDFKKDNKDENIDIIGQFGVGFYSSFMVADKVTVISKAYGSDEAWQWESSGVDGYEMTPAQKDTAGTQIILHIKPDTETDHYDNFLDEYGIVAIVKKYSDYVRYPIQMERQHERQKPEPDPKPEDYKPEWESYTELETLNSMVPIWKKQKSEVTDEEYASFYKEKFNDYTDPARVIVSRTEGTANYNALLFVPSHRPYDFYTKDYEKGLALYASGVLIMEKCADLLPDYFSFVKGIVDSQDLSLNISREMLQKDNQLKLIHNALEKKIKNELHAMLANDRQKYEEFWKEFGRQIKFGAYSDYGMHAELLRDLLLFWSAKEQKMVTLQEYVDKMPAEQKYIYFAAGDSTDRLAKLPAAELVMDKGYDVLLLTEDVDEFCLQILRSYPRKDAEGKDGIVEFKNVNSGDLGLETEEEKKAAEDATAENKALFDTMKDALDGKVKEVKVSTRLKDHPVCLSADGPLSIEMEKVLSKQPGSEGVKSDKVLELNVNHPVFAVLKAAQEAGDTDKLKKYSALLYAQAQLIEGLPVDDPAAYAEAVCSLMK